Proteins encoded together in one Acholeplasma hippikon window:
- a CDS encoding DUF624 domain-containing protein: protein MSFYEKYVNSKFYHFSDGLLKVIFVNLLMIVTTLLGLVVVGLPVAIVTGVLTLKLVLNKGAIGTFNVYVSILKKILKRSLKTILFFEVILIVLLFNIFYFYAGLEPFSWYYFFSFMIMLLLFGATLIAFMHGLMISSLYEVNIKSLLKHSYLLTIGFSFRALIWLIVMFMFIYVIILIPILGLFFGLSGISLINYLVLVKGYSKVESLNESLDELLDEIY from the coding sequence ATGAGTTTTTATGAAAAGTATGTCAACTCTAAGTTTTATCACTTCTCAGATGGTTTATTAAAAGTAATTTTTGTAAATCTTTTGATGATTGTAACAACGTTACTAGGTTTAGTTGTCGTGGGATTACCTGTGGCAATTGTAACTGGAGTGTTGACTTTAAAACTTGTATTAAATAAGGGTGCAATCGGAACTTTTAATGTTTACGTTTCGATTTTAAAGAAAATCTTAAAGAGAAGTTTAAAGACAATATTATTCTTTGAAGTAATCTTGATTGTGCTTTTATTTAATATATTTTATTTCTACGCAGGATTAGAACCGTTTAGCTGGTACTATTTCTTTAGTTTCATGATTATGCTATTATTATTCGGGGCCACATTAATTGCATTTATGCATGGTCTAATGATTTCTAGTTTATATGAAGTGAATATCAAATCGCTACTTAAACATAGTTATCTATTAACAATTGGATTCTCATTCAGAGCATTGATTTGGTTAATTGTTATGTTTATGTTTATTTATGTGATTATACTTATTCCTATTCTAGGATTATTCTTTGGATTAAGTGGCATTAGTTTAATTAATTATCTTGTTTTAGTTAAAGGTTATTCTAAAGTTGAATCGCTTAATGAATCGCTTGATGAACTGCTTGATGAGATATACTAA